In Lachnospiraceae bacterium, the DNA window GGCAGTGTGCCTGGGTGAAGCATTAAAGCCTGAATTTAAGGAGTATGCACATCAGGTAGTATTAAATGCAAAAGCACTGGCAGATGCACTGCAGAAGCAGGGCTTTAAGATCCTTACAGGCGGCACAGACAACCATCTGATGCTGTTAGACCTGCGTGGTATGGATATCTCCGGTAAAGAGCTGCAGAACCGCTGTGACGAGGTATTTATCACCTTAAACAAGAACACAGTGCCTAACGATCCAAGAAGCCCGTTTGTAACTTCCGGCGTCCGCATCGGTACACCAGCTGTTACCACCAGAGGCTTAAAGGAAGAGGATATGCCAAAGATCGCAGAGTGCATCTGGCTGGCAGCTACTGACTTTGAGAATAAGAAAGAGTATATCAAGGCAGAGGTTACTAAGCTTTGCGATAAGTATCCGCTGTATGAGTAAAAAATACATAAACGGAATAGAAAACCCCAGGGAATAGCGGTCCCTGGGGTTTTCGTTTTGTTACTTATTGTGAATACCTGCAATCATTTATTCAGTAGATATTGTAGCATATGAAAAAAATGTTTTTCAAGATACTGCTTTTATGTATTTGAAATGCCTCAAATATTTTATTAAGCATTTTCAGCCTTCAGATTCTTCTGGGCCGTAGCCAGCATCAATTTAATACGGTTCAACTGGTTAACTTCACTGGCACCTGGATCGTAGTCTACAGCGATGATATTGGATTCTGGATAGCTCTTTCGAAGTTCCTTGATCACACCTTTTCCGACAATGTGGTTTGGCAGGCAGCCAAATGGCTGGGTGCAGATGATATTTTTAACACCGCTGTGGATCAGCTCCAGCATCTCGCCGGTCAAAAACCAGCCTTCGCCAGTCTGGTTTCCTAAGGATACAAAGCCCTTTGCCATTTCTGCAAGATCACGGATCTCAGATGGCGGTGTAAAATGTTTGCTGGCAGCCAGTTCTTTTCTTGCGGTCTTTCTGAAGAACTCTAACAGGGCGATACCTGCGTTGCAGAGTCTTGCAGTGGACTTCTTCATTCCAAGATGTTCAGCCTTGAAATTACTGTTGTAGAAGCAGTAAAGAAGAAAATCCAGCAGATCAGGCATTACAGCCTCTGCGCCTTCTGATTCCAGAAGCTCTACTACATGGTTGTTAGCCAGAGGAGAGAACTTAACAAGGATCTCGCCTACAATACCAACCTTCGGCTTCTTAATATCAAGACGATTCAGATTGTCAAAATCACGGATAATGCCGCGGATATTTCTGGCAAATTCCATCATGGCAGGCTGTCTCTTGGAAAGGGCCCTGATACAGATCTTTTTCCATTTCTCATGGAGTGCGTCTGCACTTCCCGGAACTGCCTCATATGGTCTGGTTGCATAAAGGACACGCATGAAAATGTCACCGTATACAATAGCCTGCATGGCTTTGGTCATCAGTGGCAGCGTAATAGAGAAACCAGGATTGGTCTCCATACCGTTTGCATTAACAGAAATAACCGGAACCTGGGGCATACCGGCTTTTTCAAGTGCCCGGCGGATAAATCCGATATAGTTGGAGGCACGGCAGCCGCCGCCGGTCTGGCTCATAAAGACTGCTGTGCGGTTCAGATCATATTTTCCGGATAACAGTGCGTCCATGATCTGACCAATAACGATCAGGGATGGGTAGCAGGCATCATTATTTACATACTGAAGACCTACATCTACGGCATTGCGGTTGTGATTCTGCAGGATTTCTATATTATAACCAAAGGCGCGGATGGCAGGCTCGATCAGGTCAAAATGGATCGGTGACATCTGGGGGCATAATAAGGTGTAATCCTTCTTCATTTCCCTGGTAAACATCACACGGTTGTAAGCGCTGGAAACTACTTTCCGTTCATAATGCTTCTGGTCACGTACACGCAGAGCTGCGATGAGAGAACGGATACGGATACGGGCAGCTCCCAGGTTATTTACCTCGTCAATCTTTAATACAGTATAGATCTTTCCTGACTTAGTTAAGATCTCAGCAACCTGGTCAGTAGTAACAGCGTCCAGACCGCAGCCAAAGGAATTTAACTGGATCAGATCCAGGTCATCTCTGGTTTTTACAAAGCTTGCAGCTTCATAAAGACGGGAATGGTACATCCACTGGTCGGTGACAACTAAAGGCCGCTCCACTTTACCCATATGGGAAACAGAGTCTTCTGTCAGCACGGCAAAACCATAGGAAGCGATCAGGTCCGGGATACCGTGGTGAATCTCCGGGTCTACATGGTAAGGTCTTCCGGCCAGTACAATGCCCCGCTTTCCGTGTTCTTTCATCCAGGAAAGAGTTTCTTCCCCTTTTTTCTCCATATCAGAACGGGATGCCAGCAGTTCTTCCCAGCCAGCGTGGGCTGCCATACGGATCTCAGCTTCCGGGATCTGGAATTTTTTTCCAAATTCCCGTACCAGACCGTCTGTTAAGATCTTTTCATTTGTAAATGCCATGAATGGGTTCATGAAATCTACATGCTCTGTTTCTAATTCTTCTACGTTATTTTTAATGTTTTCCGCATAAGAAGTAACCATTGGACAGTTGTAATGGTTTCCTGCCTCCGGGCTTTCATTTCGCTCATAAGGGATACATGGGTAGAAGATGAACTTCACGCCCTGGTGTATGAGCCATGAAATATGGCCGTGTACCAGCTTGGCCGGATAACACTCAGACTCACTTGGAATGGACTCAATGCCCAGTTCGTAGATCTGTCTGGTAGACTGTGGGGAAAGTGTTACATGGTAGCGTAGCTTTTTAAAGAAAACAGCCCAGAATGGGAAGTTTTCATACATATTTAAAACTCTCGGGATACCAACCACGCCACGGTCTGATTTATCTAAAGGCAGCGGTTCATAGTCGAACATTCTGTGATATTTGTAGCCAAACAGGTTGGGGATCTCTTTTTTTGCTTTTGCAAGTCCAAGACCACGCTCGCAGCGGTTCCCGGAAATATAGTGGCGTCCGCTTCCGAACTGGTTGATGGTTAAAACGCAATGGTTATTGCAGCCTTTGCACCTGGTCATAGAGGTGGTGTACTGCAGTCCGATGATCTTATCCAGAGGCAGCATGGTGGTCTCTTTTTCACCGGCCATGTGGAAACGTTCTTTTGCGATCAGTGCTGCGCCGAAAGCTCCCATGATACCGGCAATGTCCGGGCGGACTGCACGGCAGCCAGAGATCTTCTCAAAGCTGCGAAGAACGGCGTCATTATAGAAGGTACCGCCCTGCACAACTACATGTTTTCCAAGATCAGAGGCGTTGGTGATCTTGATCACCTTAAATAAAGCATTTTTAATAACAGAGTAAGCCAGACCTGCGGAAATATCAGCAACAGTTGCGCCCTCTTTCTGTGCCTGTTTTACGTTGGAGTTCATAAATACAGTACAGCGGGTACCAAGATCTGTAGGATTTTTTGCAAATAATGCTTCTTTTGCGAAATCTTTTACGCTGTAATTTAAGCTTTTTGCGAAAGTTTCAATAAAAGAACCACATCCTGAGGAACATGCCTCATTTAACTGTACGCTGTCTACAGTTCCGTCTTTGATCTTAATGCACTTCATATCCTGTCCGCCTATGTCCAGGATACAGTCAACTTCCGGCTCAAAGAAAGCAGCTGCATAATAGTGGGAAATGGTCTCAACTTCTCCTTCATCTAACATAAGAGCAGCCTTTAAAAGGGCTTCCCCGTATCCGGTAGAGCAGGAGTAAGCAATATGGGCTGTTTTAGGAAGCTGTTCTTTGATCTCTGTTACTGCACGGATGGCAGTTGCTAAAGGACTACCATTATTATTATCATAAAAACGGTATAATAAAGTGCCGTCTTCTCCCACCAGAGCTGCTTTGGTAGTGGTAGAACCGGCATCAATGCCCAGATAGCAGTTTCCTTTGTAAGAAGAAAGGTCGCCGGAGCGCACATGGTTGTGACCGTGATCTTCGGTAAAAGCATCATATTCTGCCTGATCCTTAAACAGGGGATCCATACGCTTTACTTCAAAATCCATTTTAATGCCATTGGAAAGGGTGTTGATCATGTGGGTAATAGCTACCGGTTTCTGCCCTTCCTTTGGGTTCATGGCAGCGCCTACAGCTGCAAACAGATGGGAGTGATCCGGTGCAATGGTCTGTTCCGGAGTCAGGTGCAGTGTGCGCACAAAGGCTTTTCTCAGTTCAGGAAGGAAATGTAAAGGTCCGCCTAAAAAGGCAACATTTCCCCGGATAGGTTTACCACAGGCAAGACCACTGATGGTCTGGTTTACTACTGCCTGGAAAATAGAGGCAGCCAGATCTTCCCTGGTAGCGCCGTCATTGATCAGCGGTTGTATATCAGATTTTGCGAAAACGCCGCAGCGGGCTGCGATAGGATAGATAGCCTTGTAATCTTTGGCATATGTATTCAGTCCGGCAGCATCAGTTTGTAAAAGAGATGCCATCTGGTCAATAAAAGATCCGGTTCCTCCTGCACAGATACCGTTCATGCGCTGGTCGATGCCGCCTGTAAAGTAAATGATCTTGGCATCTTCGCCGCCTAACTCAATGGCCACGTCGGTCTGTGGTGCGTAGTCCTGGAGAGCAGAAGCAACTGCCACAACTTCCTGGACAAAAGGAACTTGTAAGTGAGATGAAAGTGTAAGGCCGCCGGAGCCGGTGATCACCGGGATAATATCAATGGGGCCGGTCTGGTTTAAGGCTTTCTTTAAAAGTCCAGCCAGAGTTTCCTGAATATTGGCATAATGACGCTCATAATCGGAGAATATAATATGAAGATCCTGATCCAGTAATGCAACTTTGACAGTTGTTGAACCGATATCGATCCCCAGGGTGTAATAAGTTGTAGTCTGATCCATAGTATACGGGGATACCCCTTACCTCCTTTGTAACTTAATGTTCTCCCAACATCTTGCTTATTAGAACATCATGTCTCTTGTTGCGTTTTCGGGATCAAAGCCCAAAAAAGCACATTACAGTCTAACACAATCCCATCGGATTAGCAATTGTTAAAGGGGGTTAAGAAAATGTAAAGAAAATGAAAAAATTTGAAACGATTTGACAAAAACAGGGTCAGTTACTATAATGTAGAATGAAAATTCAAAATGGGGGAGATTTCGCATGATACGGATTTTCAAGACAGAAGATGGCGCTATGCATGAAAAAGAAGAGATGGAGCCAGGCTCATGGATCGCCCTGACCAATCCTACCGCTTCGGAGATCTTAGAGATCGCTGATGCGTGCCAGATCGATCCGGACCATCTGAAGGCACCTCTGGATGAGGAAGAGCGCTCACGTATAGAGGCAGAAGATGAATATACGCTGATACTGGTGGATATTCCTTCTATAGAAGAGAGAAACGGGAAAGACTGGTTTGTGACCATTCCTATGGCGATCATTACGACCAAGGATATGCTTATAACCGTCTGCCTGGAGGAGACCCCTGTCCTTACCGCCTTTATGGACGGAAGAGTCAGGGACTTCCACACATTTATGAAAACAAGGTTTATCTTACAGATCCTTTATAAAAATGCCACCCAGTATCTGCAGTACCTGCGTATTATTGATAAAAAGAGTGAAGTCATTGAAAATAAGCTTCACCAGTCCCAGAAAAATGAGGAACTGATCGAACTGTTAGAGCTTCAAAAATCGCTGGTGTACTTTACCACTTCCCTTCGTTCCAATGAAGTAGTGCTGGAGAAGTTATTAAGGATTGATAAGATCAAGAAGTATCCGGAAGATACAGATCTTCTGGAAGATGTAATCGTTGAGAATAAGCAGGCTATGGAGATGACCAGTATTTACAATGGCATCTTAAGCGGTACTATGGATACCTTTGCCTCTGTTATTTCTAACAATTTAAATATTGTTATGAAATTTTTGGCAACTGTTACCATTGTTATGTCTATTCCTACCATGATCGCAAGCTTTTATGGTATGAACGTAAGAGCCAGCGGAATGCCTTTTGCAGAAAGTCCATATGGTTTCGGCATCGTGCTTTTCTTTACTTTGTTATTGACTTTGATCGTTGCTTATATATTTAATAAGAAAGATCTGTTTTAAAGTAAGTTGAAATATAATGTCCTCTCGGAGTCTTTCCTGTACCTGCCTTTGTGGCCGATTTTCCGCCAGTCGCACCCGAATTTCATCACCGTACGCACCGCGTACGCCTCAGAAATTTGGGCACAACTAACAAAAAATCTTCTCACAAAATCAGGCACAGAAAGATTCCGGGAGAACATATAAAAAAAGGAGTTTTTAAATGGAAAAATTTTCCAATAACTGGAAACGGCGGAGAGGAAATTTCATGGGAGGCAGAAGTATCATTGATATTGTGTGTGCCCTGGAGATCCTTGGAGTGGTTCTTTTTCTGACAGCACCGCAGTTTGTGATGAACTATCTGATCTTAAATCCTGCGGCTATCCTTCACGGCCAGATCTGGCGTATTGTTACATTTTTAGTGTACCCACCTGCCATTACAGGTTCTGATGCCATTATGTTTGTGCTGATGAATGCTCTGGGCATTTATTGTATCCGTGCTTTTGGTATGATCGTAGAACAGGTATGGGGAAAATTCCGCTTTAACTGCTATATTATTGGAGGCGTGCTACTGCATTCTGCTGCTGCTATTGGTATTTACCTGGTAACAGGACTTTCGCTGCCCCTGTTTCCAACTTATTTAGTTTATTCTTTCTTCTTTGTATTTGCCCTGATGTTCCCGGATATGCAGGTACTGTTTATGATGGTACTTCCATTAAAAGCAAGCTGGATCGCAGTGGCAGAGGCAGGAATTTATATTTATTCCTTTATTACAGGCGGACTGATCGAAAAGATTGAGATCGTTATAAGCCTGATCCTCATCGGTATCTTCTTTGGATGGATGACCTTTGCAGGTCCTTCCGGTTTTAAGCAGAAGAAACGATCCCAGGAGTTCCAGAAGACTACCCAGAAAATGAAGGTGGTAAAAAGAGGGCATAAATGTGCAGTCTGCGGACGCACAGATAAAGACAGTCCTGGTATGGAATTCCGTTATTGTTCTAAATGTGAAGGCAATTATGAATATTGCATGGATCATTTGTATACACACAAGCATGTCAAAAAAGAGGATGCTGATAACAATAATGTAGATAATTAATGTGAACAGCATACTCTGCGCTCCCATACTGCAGATCCCCACTTGCCCTGGGATTTTTTATCTTTGTTTCAGGGGCATAAAAAGGCAGTAGAAGAGCGGATATACTATTAACCCCAATAACATTTATTTATGGAGGAATTTGAAAACATGAAGAAAACTAAGATCGTCTGCACTATGGGCCCCAACACAAATGACAAGAACATTATGCTGGAACTGGCTAAAAATGGAATGGACGTAGCTCGTTTTAACTTCTCCCACGGTGATTATGCAGAGCATCAGAGCCGTCTGGAAATCTTAAAAGAAGTAAGAAAGGAACTGGACCGGCCGGTAGCAGCTCTTCTTGATACAAAGGGACCGGAGATCCGTACCGGTGTATTAAAAGATGGAAAAAAAGTTTCTTTAAAGGAAGGACAGACCTTTACTTTAACTACCAGAGAGATCATTGGTGATGAGACTATTACCCATATAAACTACTCTGGCCTGAATGAGGACGTTGCAGCCGGAAATAAGATCCTGATCGATGACGGTCTGATCGAGCTGGAAGTGGAAAAGGTAGAAGGTACAGAGATTGTTTGTACTGTTATCAATGGTGGTGAGTTAGGTGAGAAAAAGGGTGTAAATGTTCCTAATGTAAAGATCAAGCTTCCGGCGCTGACTGAAAAAGATAAAGAAGATATCCGTTTTGGCATCAAGCAGGGCTTTGATTTTATTGCAGCTTCTTTTGTCCGTACTGCTGACTGTATCCGTGAGATCAAGTCTATGCTGGATTCTGAAGGTTCTGCCATCAAAGTCATCGCTAAGATCGAAAATGCAGAAGGTATTGATAATTTAGATGAGATCATTGCAGTTGCAGACGGCATTATGGTAGCAAGAGGTGATATGGGTGTTGAGATCCCGGCACAGGAAGTTCCACATATCCAGAAGGAGATCATCCGCAAGTGCAACGAGGCATGCAAGACTGTTATCACTGCAACCCAGATGTTAGACTCCATGATCCGCAATCCAAGACCTACCAGAGCAGAGGTTACGGACGTTGCCAATGCTGTTTATGATGGTACTGATGCAGTGATGCTTTCAGGTGAAACTGCTATGGGTAAATATCCGGTTGACGCATTAAAAATGATGGTATCTATTGTTGAAGAGACCGAAGCTTACCTGGATTACAGCGCATATCGCCGCCGTAAAGTAACAGAGGAGAATATGAAGAACATCTCCAATGCAGTCTGCGCAGCTTCTGTTTCTACTGCACATGATATTGGCGCTGATTATATTATCGCCCCAAGTATCACAGGATTTACATCTATGATGCTTTCCAAGTGGAGACCGGCAGCACGTATCATTGGTATGTCCCCAAGCACTACTACTGTCCGTCAGATGATGCTTCAGTGGGGTGTAACACCTATATGGTCCCGTCGTGCAGAGAGTACGGATGAGCTGATTGAAAACTCTTTAGAAGAGTTAAAGAGCGGCAATGTGATCAAATCTGGTGATCTGGCCGTTATTACCGCAGGCATTGTTACCTATGCAAGACGTCACGAGGCAGCAGCAGCTACCAATATCATGCGTGTGGTAAGTGTGGACTAGTGCAATCAGTACAGTTATTTACCAAATGATGTGCTGGTAAGCTGGTCTGCATCAGATTTTTTACCTTTTAACTTTGATATCAACAAAATAATACTGGACAAGGAAGTCTGCCTGGGAGTACAATTATCCGCAAAGGAAATGGTACTCCCTTACAGGCTTTTTTATATATCAGGATTTTCTGATAAATATACAAAAGTTTTGCATAAATTACCATTGTGCAAAGCAAAGATCCCCCGCAGGGAAAGGAGACAAGATTATGGAAAAGAAACCGTTTGTTACACTGGCGCAGGTAGAAGAAATCGCCAAGACCTATCCAACCCCCTTTTATCTGTATGATGAAAAAGGTATCCGCGAAAATGTAAAACGTCTGAAACAGGCATTTGCCTGGAATAAGGGATACAAAGAATATTTTGCAGTAAAAGCAACCCCAAATCCATTTATTTTAAAGATCCTGCAGGAATATGGCTGCGGTACAGACTGCTCTTCCTTAACAGAGTTAATGATGTCAAAGGCCTGCGGTTTTTCCGGTTCTGACGTAATGTTTTCCTCTAATGATACTCCACCTGAGGAATTTGCTTATGCAAATGAAATGGGCGGGATCATCAATCTGGATGATATTACCCATATCCAGTGTCTGGAAGATACATTAGGTTTTATTCCGGAAACCATCAGCTGTCGTTTTAATCCAGGTGGCGTATTTAAGATCAGCAATGACATTATGGACAACCCGGGAGATGCAAAGTATGGTATGACTACGGAGCAGATTTTTGAAGCATTTAAGATCTTAAAATCAAAAGGGGCAAAGCATTTTGGTATCCATGCTTTTCTGGCAAGTAATACAGTTACCAATGAGTATTATCCAATGCTTGCAAAGATCCTTTTTGAGCTGGCTGTTAAATTAAAAGAAGAAACCGGTGCCCATATCAGCTTTATCAATTTGTCAGGTGGTATCGGTATCCCTTATCGTCCGGATCAGGAGCCGAATGACATTATGGCTATTGGTGAAGGTGTACGCAAGGTTTATGAGGAGGTTTTAGTTCCGGCCGGAATGGATGATGTAGCTCTCTGCACAGAGCTTGGACGTTTTATGTTAGGACCTTACGGATGCTTGGTTACTAAGGCAATCCACGAAAAGCATACTCACAAGGAGTATATTGGTGTAGATTCCTGTGCAGTAAACCTGATGCGCCCGGCTATGTACGGTGCTTATCATCATATTACTGTTCTTGGAAAAGAAGATGCGCCTTGCGACCATAAATATGATATTACAGGTTCTCTTTGCGAGAATAATGATAAATTTGCTATTGACCGTATGCTTCCTGAAATCAAAAAGGGTGATTTTTTAGTGATCCATGATGCAGGTGCCCATGGTTTTGCAATGGGTTATAATTATAACGGCAAGTTAAAATCAGCAGAACTTTTATTAAAGGAAGATGGTTCTGTCCAGATGATCCGCCGCGCAGAAACTCCAAAGGATTACTTTGCAACCTTTGATTTTTGTGGTATCATGGATGGGTATGATAAATAGAAATCACATATAGAGAGAATTTTGGCCCGTCCGCGTATGCGGGCGGGTATGTGCGTTAAAATGGTTTAAATAATATGGCAATTATAGCAGGAGGCAAAAATATGGCAAAAATCGGTTTCATTGGAATGGGAAATATGGGATCTGCTATTTTAAACGGACTTTTACGGGTATATAAGCCGGAAGATTTATTATTTACAGCAGCCCACAAAGAAAAAATGGAGGCTGTAACAGCAAAGACCGGAGTGCCCCATGCAGTATCCAATGCAGAGTGTGTAAAAAAGTCTGAATACGTGATCCTGGCGGTAAAACCACAATATTTTGAGACAGTATTTGAGGAGATCCGTCCAGTATTAAAGGAAGATCAGATCGTTATCTCACTGGCACCTGGACAGACCATTGCAAGCCTTACAGAACGTTTAGACGGAAAGGTGCGTATAGTGCGTACCATGCCAAATACACCGGCACTGTTAGGTGAAGGCATGACAGGTATGGCATATGAGGAGTCCCGTTACAATGAAGAGGAAAAGGCAGTGCTTTGTGGTATTTTTGAGGCCTGCGGACGTCTGGAAGTGGTAGATGAGCGGATGATGGATGCAGTTGGCTGTGTCAGCGGCTGTTCACCGGCTTATGTATATATGTTTATTGAAGCATTGGCAGACGGAGCTGTAAAATATGGACTTCCAAGAGCCAAGGCATACCAGATGGCAGCCCAGACAGTTCTCGGAAGCGCAAAAATGGTACTGGAAACAGGAAAGCATCCGGGTCAGTTAAAGGACGAGGTATGCTCACCTGGAGGTACTACCATTGCCGGTGTATCTGCACTGGAAGAGTGGGGCTTTAGGAATGCTGTGATCAAGGCAGAAGATGCCAGCTATGAAATGGGTAAGAAAATGTAAATGCATGCTGCACATCACCTGAAGCCGCTTTTGCAGCGGATGCAATGCTAATGCCTGTGAAAACCGGACATAACTGCCCAAAAATCTTTTGCAAGATCAGGTACAAAAAGATTCAGGGAGTACATATCATATAAAAGGAGAAGAGAAGAACTATGGGAAAAGTAGAAAATGAAGGAATGCCGGTGGTACGTCTGGACCGCCAGTTAAAATACCAGGGAAATATCCTGAAAATGTATGAAGATACAGTTCTGGCAAATGGCCATGAGGCTCATTGGGATTTTATCCATCACGATGGCGCAGCTGCAGTCCTGCCGGTGGATGCAGATGGGAAGATCCTTATGGTACGCCAGTACCGCAATGCCTTAAACCGCTATACACTGGAGATTCCTGCAGGAAAGCTGGATGCCCCGGATGAGCCAAAGATCGAATGCGCTTACAGAGAACTGGAAGAGGAAACTGGTTTTCGTACTGAAAAGCTGGAATATCTGATGAGCGTAAATACTACGGTTGCATTCTGTGATGAAGCTATTGATATTTTTGTAGCCCACAACCTGATCCCGTCTCACCAGCATCTGGATGAAGATGAGGTCATTGAAGTGGAAGCATGGGAATTAAAAGATCTGGAAGAGATGATCTATACCGGAAAGATCACAGACGGCAAAACAATAGCGGCACTGATGGCTTATGGCCGTAAATACCGCTCTGTAGACAAAAAAGATGAACTGGTATAACAGAAGGATTAAAGAAACGGGGCTGGCTTAAAAAGTCAGCCTCATTTGATACCATACCACATTTCCGTGAACGGACTGGGAAACGCCCTCGTTTACAAAACCGAATTTTGCATAGTAATGGATCAGCTTGTCCT includes these proteins:
- a CDS encoding 2-hydroxyacyl-CoA dehydratase, yielding MDQTTTYYTLGIDIGSTTVKVALLDQDLHIIFSDYERHYANIQETLAGLLKKALNQTGPIDIIPVITGSGGLTLSSHLQVPFVQEVVAVASALQDYAPQTDVAIELGGEDAKIIYFTGGIDQRMNGICAGGTGSFIDQMASLLQTDAAGLNTYAKDYKAIYPIAARCGVFAKSDIQPLINDGATREDLAASIFQAVVNQTISGLACGKPIRGNVAFLGGPLHFLPELRKAFVRTLHLTPEQTIAPDHSHLFAAVGAAMNPKEGQKPVAITHMINTLSNGIKMDFEVKRMDPLFKDQAEYDAFTEDHGHNHVRSGDLSSYKGNCYLGIDAGSTTTKAALVGEDGTLLYRFYDNNNGSPLATAIRAVTEIKEQLPKTAHIAYSCSTGYGEALLKAALMLDEGEVETISHYYAAAFFEPEVDCILDIGGQDMKCIKIKDGTVDSVQLNEACSSGCGSFIETFAKSLNYSVKDFAKEALFAKNPTDLGTRCTVFMNSNVKQAQKEGATVADISAGLAYSVIKNALFKVIKITNASDLGKHVVVQGGTFYNDAVLRSFEKISGCRAVRPDIAGIMGAFGAALIAKERFHMAGEKETTMLPLDKIIGLQYTTSMTRCKGCNNHCVLTINQFGSGRHYISGNRCERGLGLAKAKKEIPNLFGYKYHRMFDYEPLPLDKSDRGVVGIPRVLNMYENFPFWAVFFKKLRYHVTLSPQSTRQIYELGIESIPSESECYPAKLVHGHISWLIHQGVKFIFYPCIPYERNESPEAGNHYNCPMVTSYAENIKNNVEELETEHVDFMNPFMAFTNEKILTDGLVREFGKKFQIPEAEIRMAAHAGWEELLASRSDMEKKGEETLSWMKEHGKRGIVLAGRPYHVDPEIHHGIPDLIASYGFAVLTEDSVSHMGKVERPLVVTDQWMYHSRLYEAASFVKTRDDLDLIQLNSFGCGLDAVTTDQVAEILTKSGKIYTVLKIDEVNNLGAARIRIRSLIAALRVRDQKHYERKVVSSAYNRVMFTREMKKDYTLLCPQMSPIHFDLIEPAIRAFGYNIEILQNHNRNAVDVGLQYVNNDACYPSLIVIGQIMDALLSGKYDLNRTAVFMSQTGGGCRASNYIGFIRRALEKAGMPQVPVISVNANGMETNPGFSITLPLMTKAMQAIVYGDIFMRVLYATRPYEAVPGSADALHEKWKKICIRALSKRQPAMMEFARNIRGIIRDFDNLNRLDIKKPKVGIVGEILVKFSPLANNHVVELLESEGAEAVMPDLLDFLLYCFYNSNFKAEHLGMKKSTARLCNAGIALLEFFRKTARKELAASKHFTPPSEIRDLAEMAKGFVSLGNQTGEGWFLTGEMLELIHSGVKNIICTQPFGCLPNHIVGKGVIKELRKSYPESNIIAVDYDPGASEVNQLNRIKLMLATAQKNLKAENA
- a CDS encoding magnesium transporter CorA family protein produces the protein MIRIFKTEDGAMHEKEEMEPGSWIALTNPTASEILEIADACQIDPDHLKAPLDEEERSRIEAEDEYTLILVDIPSIEERNGKDWFVTIPMAIITTKDMLITVCLEETPVLTAFMDGRVRDFHTFMKTRFILQILYKNATQYLQYLRIIDKKSEVIENKLHQSQKNEELIELLELQKSLVYFTTSLRSNEVVLEKLLRIDKIKKYPEDTDLLEDVIVENKQAMEMTSIYNGILSGTMDTFASVISNNLNIVMKFLATVTIVMSIPTMIASFYGMNVRASGMPFAESPYGFGIVLFFTLLLTLIVAYIFNKKDLF
- the pyk gene encoding pyruvate kinase, with protein sequence MKKTKIVCTMGPNTNDKNIMLELAKNGMDVARFNFSHGDYAEHQSRLEILKEVRKELDRPVAALLDTKGPEIRTGVLKDGKKVSLKEGQTFTLTTREIIGDETITHINYSGLNEDVAAGNKILIDDGLIELEVEKVEGTEIVCTVINGGELGEKKGVNVPNVKIKLPALTEKDKEDIRFGIKQGFDFIAASFVRTADCIREIKSMLDSEGSAIKVIAKIENAEGIDNLDEIIAVADGIMVARGDMGVEIPAQEVPHIQKEIIRKCNEACKTVITATQMLDSMIRNPRPTRAEVTDVANAVYDGTDAVMLSGETAMGKYPVDALKMMVSIVEETEAYLDYSAYRRRKVTEENMKNISNAVCAASVSTAHDIGADYIIAPSITGFTSMMLSKWRPAARIIGMSPSTTTVRQMMLQWGVTPIWSRRAESTDELIENSLEELKSGNVIKSGDLAVITAGIVTYARRHEAAAATNIMRVVSVD
- a CDS encoding diaminopimelate decarboxylase gives rise to the protein MEKKPFVTLAQVEEIAKTYPTPFYLYDEKGIRENVKRLKQAFAWNKGYKEYFAVKATPNPFILKILQEYGCGTDCSSLTELMMSKACGFSGSDVMFSSNDTPPEEFAYANEMGGIINLDDITHIQCLEDTLGFIPETISCRFNPGGVFKISNDIMDNPGDAKYGMTTEQIFEAFKILKSKGAKHFGIHAFLASNTVTNEYYPMLAKILFELAVKLKEETGAHISFINLSGGIGIPYRPDQEPNDIMAIGEGVRKVYEEVLVPAGMDDVALCTELGRFMLGPYGCLVTKAIHEKHTHKEYIGVDSCAVNLMRPAMYGAYHHITVLGKEDAPCDHKYDITGSLCENNDKFAIDRMLPEIKKGDFLVIHDAGAHGFAMGYNYNGKLKSAELLLKEDGSVQMIRRAETPKDYFATFDFCGIMDGYDK
- the proC gene encoding pyrroline-5-carboxylate reductase codes for the protein MAKIGFIGMGNMGSAILNGLLRVYKPEDLLFTAAHKEKMEAVTAKTGVPHAVSNAECVKKSEYVILAVKPQYFETVFEEIRPVLKEDQIVISLAPGQTIASLTERLDGKVRIVRTMPNTPALLGEGMTGMAYEESRYNEEEKAVLCGIFEACGRLEVVDERMMDAVGCVSGCSPAYVYMFIEALADGAVKYGLPRAKAYQMAAQTVLGSAKMVLETGKHPGQLKDEVCSPGGTTIAGVSALEEWGFRNAVIKAEDASYEMGKKM
- a CDS encoding NUDIX hydrolase; this translates as MGKVENEGMPVVRLDRQLKYQGNILKMYEDTVLANGHEAHWDFIHHDGAAAVLPVDADGKILMVRQYRNALNRYTLEIPAGKLDAPDEPKIECAYRELEEETGFRTEKLEYLMSVNTTVAFCDEAIDIFVAHNLIPSHQHLDEDEVIEVEAWELKDLEEMIYTGKITDGKTIAALMAYGRKYRSVDKKDELV